ACCCTTGAAGCCGGGCTTGTAGCCGAGATTTGGAAACTCTTCACGGCCAGTATTCCAGGCGCCTTCGACGGAGTCAACAACATAGAAGGACTGGTTAGAGCTTGAATCATAGCGCACATCGTCAAAGATGAAGAATTCAGCTTCAGGTCCGAAAAAGGCAGTATCGCCGATGGCGGTGGACTTCAGATACGCTTCAGCCTTCCGTGCGATGTTACGAGGATCACGGGTGTAGTCTTCCTTGGTGATAGGATCGAAGACGTTGCAGATGAGCGAAAGAGTCGGAATCGCGACAAAGGGGTCCATTTTGGCGGTGGAAGGATCAGGGAGCAGGATCATGTCGGAAGCATGGATCGGTTGCCAGCCGCGGATGGAGGAACCATCAAATCCCTGACCTTCTTCAAAGGTATCTTCACTGAACTCGGTGATGGGAATCGAAATGTGCTGCCAGATTCCCACGAAGTCCATGAACTTAAAATCGACCATTAGTGCGCCATTTTCTTTGGCAAACTCAACCACTTGTTTTGGTGTCATCAACAAATCTCCTTTTCTAACTGTTTATTAATTTTGCACTGGTCTAAAGAGCGTCTTCGCCACGCTCACCAGTCCTGATCCTTACAACCTCTTCCACTGGCGTTACAAAAATTTTGCCGTCACCGATTCTGCCGGTTTTTGCTGCCTGCTCTATGGTATCAATGACCTTGGTGACAATGTCGTCACTGACAATAATCTCGATTTTTATTTTGGGAATAAAGTCAACGACGTATTCAGCGCCGCGATACAGTTCGGTATGGCCTTTCTGGCGACCAAACCCTTTGACTTCAGCTATGGTTATTCCCTGAATGCCGATTTCATTCAATGTTTCCTTGACTTCATCCAGTTTGAAAGGCTTGATGATGGCTTCGACTTTTTTCAATGATCTCACCCCCGAATCGTTTTGCTCAAAAGCGAGCGGATTATATTTGCCTTGTTTTTAAAATGCAAGGCTAATCAATTAAAACAAACGAATCACGATTTTATAGCTGTGGAAATTATAGCAATTTTTCTGCCAACGACCATCTCCAACATTTAGTTAATAAAATAAGTAACTTAGATTTTATGGTAATAAACCACCGATAATTACAGCCCATAAATTAGGCAAAGCCTGCCCCCTGTGCCCAATATATAACCACCATCAATATGATCAGGATCGGCTTGTGGATTCCTCAAGAAGTGCATGCAGTGCTTCCACCCGCGGCATGATAATCCCTTTTTGTCGGGCAGCATCCAGAGGCCTGGCAAAAATTGCCTCAAGCTCAAGTTCTCTGCCTTCTTCCCTGTCAATCTGCATTGATGGCTTATAATGCCCCATTGCGTCTGTGAAATCCAGCATCTCATCAGCATATGCCATCGGGATCGGGTTCGAAAGGCTCTGGCAATTTGCCGCTTGGATCAGTTCAAACATGATGTCCCGAAGCAAACACCGCGTCCTCTGGTTACTGAGAAGGACATTCACCGGCTTCTGCAGCAAGGCACATGTTCCATTGAAGGGAATGTTCCAGATCAGTTTTTCCCATCGTGCCTTTTTCAGGTCAGTAACGGCCTGGCATGGAACGCCTGCCATGCTGAACATTGCGGCGACTGATTCTGCCCTGTCCATATATGGTCGGGCATACTCCCCCAGGATTATTCTTCCCGCTCCCAAATGATGCACTACACCGGGTTCTCCCCGGTTGGAACAGAGAAATGCCACTCCTCCCATAATCCGTTCGCTGCCGAAAATTTCAGCAAGGGCCTCTTCGTTGCCAAGCCCGTTCTGCAAGGTGAGGATGATGCTGTTATCCTTCAAGAGCGGGGTTATAAGCTGCCGGTACGACTGGTTGGCAAAGGTCTTCAGCCCTACCAGCACAAGATCCACCATACCAATCTCTTCACTGCTCCCGTATCCTGCAACTGGGAAAAGCTTGAAATCGCCATTTATGGAAAAAACGCTGAGGCCATTCTTTGGGATGGTTTCAAGATCGCGCCGCAGAAGAAAACATACCTCATGCCCGCCCTTCTGCAGCATTGCTCCATAATACAGACCAAGGGCTCCTGCCCCGACAACGGCAATACGCACTTCCAACCTCCATAAGCTTGTAAATTAACAGGTAACACTGTATATTTACAGCGCTTCCCCCAAAACAGTAGATAAGGAAAGAGCCAGAATGCTGCTCTCCCCATGGAAAAGCCCCGTTTTCACCATATTGCTGCTCGTTGTCTCTGTCAACGCCCATGCCGATTTTTACCGGTTCGAAATGGAAGATGGGGTAGAAGTTTTTACCAATACTCCCACCAGATCGGGTGCGGTGAAGATCATGAAGGAAGATGCGCCCCAAAGGCCGTCTGAAAAGAAAAAGTTTGCCCTGAAAAAAACTCTCCATGAAAACAGGAAATCCTCTACGAATGATCAGGAAAGCCTGCAACTGCAAGTACCGGTAACAGGAAAAATTTCCTCCAACTATGGCTGGCGCCATGACCCCATCGACGGCAATCTCAGACATCACAGCGGTATAGACATAGCCGTAGGCTCAGGAACACCGGTAAAATCAATCGCACCGGGAAAAGTCACCTTCAGCGGCCCCCGTGGCGGGTACGGCAATCTGGTCATCATCGAGCATGACAGCGGTATGACCTCTCTGTACGGGCATAACTCCCTGCTGCTCGTTGTAACAGGCGAGCAGGTCGATGTCCAGACAACGATCGCCTTGTCCGGGTCCACCGGCCGCTCAACCGGTCCACATCTCCATTTTGAGCTATGGAAACACGGTACAAACCTGACTCAGGCCTATGTGGAAGACCGCCAAGGAAGTTTCAAAAACGCCACTATTGCGGCCAACCGCATTCAACATGCCGAGATCAGGCGGTTTGTGGAGAAAAACGGCACCATCGTCTTCACCAATTTGCCCCAATAAATCTTACTCTCAAGTCTTTATCCCCTTGGCTTGGCCTTTCGCGTCGGAGTCGCATTCCATGGATCATCAGGCCATGGATGCCTCGGATAACGCCCCTTCAACTCCTTTTTTACTTCAACATAGGTTGAATTCCAGAAGTTCCTCAGGTCCTGCGTCACCTGGATGGGGCGACGTGCCGGAGAAAGAAGATGCAGAGTGACGGCAATCCTCCCTCCCGCCACCCGGGGTGTATCGGCAAGGCCGAACAATTCCTGCAACTTGACAGCCAGTACGGGCGGCTTGTCCTCCGAGTATTCCAGTGGAATGGATGAACCGCTCGGCACCGTGATGTGCGTCGGCGCCCCCTCCTCCAGCAAACGGAGCTGAGTGTAATCCAGCATATTCTTCAGGGGTGTGTAGATATCCACGGCCTGAAGCTCTGCCATATTTTTAATGCCGCTCAGGTATGGGCCGAGCCATTGGGGCAATGTCCTCAGCAGATTATCCGCTGAAAAATCAGGCAAACCGGATTCGGGAAAGATACCTTCGAGAAATAATATCCTCAAGCGAAACTGCTCGGCACGGCTGGTCCAATTCAGAGCAGTGAGGCCGGCTCCACAGGCTATCCCCCCAAGGAATGCTGCAGTTACCTCTTCCGCCGATGGATTTATCTGCCTCGTTGCCAGAACCAGCGCCCCCAGGCGCTCTTCCTCACGGGCAAGCACCCTCTGCAGCCGATCATCCCAGCTGACTGACCTCAACCATTGGATATCTGCAGCGAACTCCTTTCGTAGCGTTGCCAAATCCAAGGCATTGGCTGAATGAATCTGCCCATCGCCCTTCTCCCCTCCCTCCATGACAACGGCGACAATGTAGGCAGCATTCCTGAGGGAACTCCTGCCGCTCAAGGTTCCGCCGCGTCCATTGGCAAGAAGATAACGGGGGGAATCCGGTTCCCGCTGCTGACCGATGCGATCCGGATACGCCAAGGCCGAGAGAAGACCAACGGCCTGGGCGGTTGCCGGTAATGTCGCCCTTCCAGTGCCGACCAGCTTCTTCAGCTGCCCGGCCATGCGATCGACAGCCGAAAAGCTATGTGAGTCCATGCCATCGGTCCCCTTACTGCAACTCTTTCCCTTACGCCAGTCGACCACAAGCTCAATCCTGTCAAGGATGTCACTGTCACTCACTTGAGTCACATGCGAAGAACTGCCGGAAATAATATCACGCTCAGTGAGCAGAGCGGCCATATCACAGGCCAGCTCTCCATATCCCCTTCTTTCCCCTTCGATAATGAGATGCCCAAGCCGGGGATGAACCGGAAGGAGAGCCATTTTGCGCCCAAGCTTGGTAATCAGGAAATTATGGTCAAGAGCATCAAGTTTTTTCAGGAGTTCGCGCGCCTCAGCCAAGGCTGCAGCCGGCGGCACATCAAGCCACGAAAGGGCAGACGGATCATTCACCCCCCACAGTGCCAGTTCGAGGGCAAGGGACGACAGGTCTGATGAACGTATCTCTGGCGCGGTAAAAGGGATCAGAGTGGACTGGGAATGCTCTGTCCAGAGGCGATAACAGGTTCCGGGGGCTGTGCGTCCGGCCCTTCCGGCCCGCTGGGAGGCTGAAGCCGCCGAAATGCGGGTGGTGACCAGCCGGTTGAGACCTGTGGCGGGATCGAAACGCTGCTGGCGGCATAAGCCGCTGTCAATGACCACCCTCACCCCCTCGATGGTCAAGCTTGTCTCGGCAATGTTGGTGGCCAAGACAATCTTGCGCTGGGGACCCGGCAGTATAGCCTTTTCCTGCCTGGCAAAAGGAAGATCACCGTAAAGGGGATGGATCGCTGCAGCCGTAGAACCATTGAGAAGAGCAGCACAACGTTTGATTTCACCGGCACCGGGCAAAAAAGCGAGTATATCCCCTTCGGTTTCGCCCAATGCTCTTTGGATGGCAGCAGACATGATTTCTGCTGTCCGGCCGACCGGCTCACCCGAAAGGTAACGGAGTTCCACAGGATAGGACCGTCCTTCACTGGTCAAGAGAGGAGCATCGCCAAGAAGCTTTGCAACTGGTGCAGCATCAAGGGTAGCGGACATGACGATCAGTTTCAGGTCGGGGCGCAACCCCAGTTGGGCGTCACGGCAGAGAGCCAGGGCCAGGTCGCTGTGCAGGTTTCGCTCGTGGAACTCGTCAAAAATGATCATTTCGATACCGGTGAGTTGTGGATCAGCCTGCAGCCTTCTGGTGAGAATACCTTCGGTCACGACCTCGATACGTGTCGCGGCTGAGACCTGGCGCTCGAAGCGAATGGTGTAGCCGACGGTATTGCCAACCTCCTCCCCCAGCTGGGCAGCCATCCAACGGGCGGCATTGGTGGCGGCGAGCCGCCTTGGCTCCAGCATGATTATTTTGCGGTCAGGAGGAAGGACCTGTAGCAGGGTTAACGGGATTTTGGTGGTTTTACCAGCCCCGGGAGGAGCCTGGATGACTAAGGCAGGATTATCTTTGATGCTCTTTAGTAATTGTGGAAGGATTTCATCGATGGGCAGCTGTTTCATGTGAGTGAGTGAAAATATGTCCCCAGACCCTGATAATCGATGCCGACCAGCGAATCAACCACCTTCAGGGCAGATCCCAGCTTCTCCTCAGGATAGCTGTTGGTCACGGCGAGGACCTTGAGACCGGCACCGTTGGCAGAGGCTATCCCGGCAGGGGTATCTTCAATGGCAAGACACCGTGAAGGAGTGATGGTCAGGGAAGGAAACTTCTGGGCAAGCCTTTTCACGGCAAGTTCATAGCTTTCGGGATGGGGTTTGCTGGCAGACACCTCATCAGCAGTTACCTTTACATCAAAAGCATCGGTAATGGAAAGCTGCTGAAGGATCGGCGCTATATCCGAAGCGAGAGCACCGCTGCAGAGAGCGACCGGACAGCTACCTTTCAGAGCTTTGATCAGTTCGACAACACCGGGAAAAGGGATAACCCCTGAAGCAATGATCTTGTTAAAGGCAGCGGCCTTTTTCCCGATGAGAGAGCAGAGTTCCTTGACATCTAGCGTCTTGCCGGCGACGGCATAGGCTTCCCGAAAGGCGTCGCGGTCATCGAAACCTATGTAATGGCTGATGTAATCTTCCCAGGAATAGCCCAGCCCCAGAGGTACGAGCACTTCCTGAAAGGCCTTGTAATGCAGTGGCTCTGTATCGACTATGATTCCGTCAAAATCGAAAATAACCGCAGCCAGCATGTTATCCCCCATACACTAGAATTTGCCGAGCAGCACCAGTGAAGCGCCATCAGTGGATGCAGCGGGCGCAATGGTCAGTCTGGAAGCCCCCTTGCCGGCATGATAATTGGTAACGACCCTGCCGCACAACTCACCTATGGCAGCCCCGAGCAAAACATCGCTGGCCCAGTGTTTGTCCTGATAGATGCGGGAAAAACCGACAAAGGCAGCGGCAGAATAGGACAACATTTTGACGCTGAAACTTTCGGAAGTTCTCGCCATGACGGAGGCCATGGCAAAGGAGCTGGCAGTGTGCATGGAAGGCAAGGAATCATAATCAGTATCGAAGGAAAGCGGCTTGAAATCGGCCTTGTCGCCGCTTTTAAATGGACGTCCCCTGCCAAAACCTTCCTTGAGAAGAAAGGTGGCGGCGTCGGCCAGAATTACCGATTCTCCGAGCATTTCTCCAAGGCTCCTGTATTTTTCGGAACCGGCAAGGATTCCACCGCCATAGACGGCAGCAGCCACGCCAAGATGAAGGTATGGATTGCCAACCAGATTGCCGGCGTCGGTCACCCGATCCAGATTTTTTCCCTTCAGCCCCAGAACCTTCGACCTGATATCGTCATCGAAATAATAGGTAAGTCCCACTGCACCAGCTGTGGCCAGTGTACCGAAAAGAGCGTCCCTGTCGAAAGGGGCCCCTGCAACCTGGACGGCTTCTTCTCCCAGACGCCCCAGCTCATCCTTTATTGCAGTCGTGCTGTTAAAGATATTATCTTCAGCCATAACCGGCGAAGAGATCAGTAAAAACATGACAAGGAAGTAAATCAGCCGTTGCACATCAACCCCTATTTGCGGCACCGAATTTTTTTTCTAGGACAATTGCCAGCAGAAGAATTATGCCTGCCCCTATGGCATCGGCCAGCAAATCGCCCCATTCTGCAGTTCTTGTTCGAGTGAAGGATCCCTGGAGGACCTCCAGAAGAGCACCAATCCCGACCGCGACAGATGCTGCCATTGACCAGCGGAGCTTTGCCGATAGCCGGAAGTTGCAGAAAGCCCAGCCGGCGAGAATTGTCAAAAGGGAATAGGCAGCACCATGCTCGAATTTGTCCCAACCCAACAGGTCATCGTCGATAGCCGGTGGATCAGACATGAGCGATAGCCATAAAACAAGAACTCCCCAGACGATAAACAGCAGCCACCTGAGGAGAAATAATCTTGACCTGAACCTTTCCAAGGAACCTCTGTTGTAGAAGTTTTGTCTAATTTTGCCGCCGGCGGAACATGAGGGAGGCCTTGATCTCATTCCAGCGGCCCCTGTCATCATCGGACATTTTATCAAAGTATTCCTGAATGAATACTATGAAAATCGAAGCGAAGAAGGCAGTTACTGCCGAAAGCAAAACTATCAGCGAGCGCTTGGGTTTGCTTTTCTTTGCCGGCACCACTGCATCATCCAGTACCTGAACGGAGGAAGAATCCTTCGCTTCATTGTACTTCGCCACCTCGTACTGCTTCTTCAGCTGCTCGAAAATAGCTTCCTGGGTCTTTAGTTCACGCAGTCTCCGTGCGTATTCAAGCCCCAGGTTCGGCACGTTGCCGACTGCTGGTATGACATCTCCAGCACCATTGCCGGAAAAAGAGCCCATCTGGTTGCGGAGTTTGGCAATGGAAGTCTTAAGCAACTGAACATCCGGGCTTTCATCGGTCTGGAAGGATTTGAGAGAAGCCAGTTGCACCTCCTTGGCGACTATCTCGGCCCTGATTTGTGCAATGCCCTCGATGGTGGCTGCAGCCTGTGAGTCCACCTTCAGCATCTTGTTTTTTTCCTGAAAATCCCTGAGGCTATTTTCTGCCTTGGCCAGATCATCCTTCACCAGATCAAGGCGTTTTTCCAGAAAGACCCGCTCTGACCCTGCCCTGGTCAAGTTCAGCTGCACGCTTCTGTTTCCCAGTTCGGCAACCATGGTATTGGCAAGAGTGGCGGCAAGTACAGCATCCTTGTTGTCTGCACTGATAGTGATAATCCCATCCTTGCCCGCCTGTGTTTTTACAATAGATGTCAGGGCCAGCCTGGTCTCATCGATGCTTTTGCATTCCAGCTTTTTCTGCAGGTCCAGCTTTTTAATGACTGCGTCGGCAACGGAGCGGCTTTTCAGTATGCCCAGATAGAGATCGGAACTCCCGCCAAGGGCACCGCCAGCCAATCCCGCAAGCCCACCCACCTGACCGAGCAGTGCGGAGATACCGCCACCGCCTTCCTTCTGTGGCGGAAGAACGCGGGCTGTAGCCGTGTAAATATTGGGAAGGGTCAGGCTATATGCAACCGACAAAACAACAGCTGTCACACATATCTTGATTATCAGCTTTTTACGCCGGACAATGACCCTGAGAAGATCAAGCAGGTTGATTTCCTCTTCCGACTGGAGTTCGTCCTTATTTGTATCCATCCCTGAATCCTCTATTTCAACCCGATGAAGACAGTGCCTGCAGTGAGGGCAATCTGTGAAATGATGGTCGTAATGTCCTTGATATCCCTGAGCCAGGCCGTGCGCTCAAGTTTCTGGGGCACAACCAGTGTGTCCCCCGGATTCATGGGCTTTGACATGAAGCTGCCGAAGCTCCAGCTTTTGTCGTCTTCATTCCAGCGGATGCCGAACCGTGATTGCTGGCGGCTGTCTACAGAACCGTCAGCTTTTATGATGTACATGTCGTCTTCCTCTGCATCATGGTTCGGCCCGCCAGCTTGCCTGAGATATGCCGAAACCGTATTGCCGGGAAGATGGACAAATGTGGTCGGGTTGTAAACTTGGCCCATGACATTGACGACGCTGGGTACAGGTGGGACTTCGAGTACATCTCCCCCGGACATCTCCAGATTGTAGGGAGTTTGTGGCAGCTCATTCAGGGCTACCAGGTGCACCACCACACGCCCCTCCGCCTTTTTCAGCTTTAACTGCTCAAGGTTCTTCTGCAGTCCTTCCAGGGAAGCCTTGGTTGCCTCCAGCTCTTCTTTCGATGCTGCCAGTGACGCCAATTCACCCTGTTTCTTGACAATGTCCTGCTCGCTACGGGAAATAACTTCTTCCATTCGCTTTTGCTGGCTCTCCTGGACCGATTTCCTGGTGAACTTTGCGCCTTTCAGATAGGCTTCATCCGTAAAGCCCCCAGCCCTCTTAATGACGGAATCGAGCTTTTCCCCTTTGGCTATGGAATAGATGCCCGGAAAGCGGAACTCACCTTTCAAGGTCACGAACCGGTCGTCGGTATCCAGCCATTCAGGAATGGATCTCACGCTGAGGACATCATCCGCCTCTAGCACTAAATTGTGCTCCGGATCGTCTGCCAAGGCGAATTTCAGGTTGACAATCTTCCGCTTCACCTGTGCCCGCCCCCCTTCGACCCTGACCCGGGTCAGCTCGGCGTTCTCAAGATGTGCGTTTCTCTTTGGACTACCGGCAGCAGTAACCAGGTCTCTGACAGTCATTCGCGGATAATAGTCATAGGTGCCGGGATTCAATACCTGCCCATTGATGGCGACGACCGGTTTTTCTTCCATCTCGGAACGGGGAAAGACCTTGATGGAGTCCTGCTCCAGGAGCAGGATGTTCTCTTTTTCTTCTCCTTGCAAAGCCAGGCGCAAGTTTATGGATGATGTCTCTTTGTGGAAATCGGGAGGCACCACTCGAAGGATCTCGATCGATTCCATATAGGAATCCGGCAGAACAGCAGCAAATGAGGGTATCAGATCGGTGATCCTCATTCCTTCCCGGTACTGATACTCCCCGGGGCGCACCACATTCCCCTTGAGAGTAACCACGCGGCGCAGCGCCTTGAACACAGGGAATACCTTGATCATATCCTGGTCGTGCATATGGATGCTATTCAAGTCAAGAACCTGCTGGCCAGGCTTGGCCTCGTAATCCTGCACTACCCTGGCATGGTTTCCCTCAAACCTTTCAACCTGTACCCTGGCAGTGTCTCCGGCGGCGGTGATCCCCCCGGCGAATTGCAGCACCTGGGACAGGCTTGTCTTGCCAAGGAGTTCATAAATGCCAGGGCGTTTTATTTCACCAGCAACGGCAGCTACAGGCCCGATCACCGGCACCAGCAAGGTATCCCCGTTTTCCAGCCGAAGATCCTTGCTGCGGTCTCCGCCAAGAAGCATGTCATACAGATCAACTTCTTGTATCAGCTTGCCCCCCCTTAGCAGACGCACAGTGCGCAGACTGCCGTTTTTCGAGGGGCCACCTGCCTGGGAAAGGGCATTTATTACCGTGGCCAGGGAACTGACGGAATAGGTGCCGGGGGACACGACTTCGCCAACTACGTATACCTGAATGGTCCTGAGTTTACCCAGAGTTACGTTGAGCTCGTAACCCTTGAAATAGCGTGAAACAGCCTTATTGATGACTTCCTTTGCCTGGGCATAGTCGATCCCCCAAACCTTTACAGTACCGATTTTAGGCAGGGTGATTTCACCGTTACGGTCGACAACCACATCGTACTTGCCCTGCAGTGTACCCCACAGATCGATCCGCAGGGAATCGCCAGGACCGATGATATAATCCCCACCCACGGGAAGGTTATCGCTCATGGTCAAAGTGGCAAGGCTGTTTTCGAAGAAATCATAGCCGAACTGCTTCAACTCTCTTTTGAAAGGATCAGCTTCAAGATTATCCTGGAAAGTACTTACTTTTTTGGCAAAAGATTTTTCCAGTTGGGATCCCTGTTCTCCGACAGGAAGCGGGATTGCCTTGACCTCGTTGGAAAAAACAACCTGCTCAGCCGGTTTTTCTTCCGCCTCCTCTGATTCCTGTCGAAGCTGGACGGTTCCCTGAACTTTGACATAATAAATATAATTGTTGATGAGTCCGCGAAGCGTGTATTCCCGAACACTGCCAATCTCGATTTTCTTTTCATAGCGACCCGGCTCAAGGCCATAAAACAGGGTAAACTTGACCGGTGCATCGCCAGGTTTCGCCTGCAAGCCCTTCACGTCCCAGTTGAGTCGAACCAATCCGTCGCCGGGTTCAACCTTGAGAAATACTTTTGGCTTTTTGGCTGCAAGCTCTTTGGCCTTATCTTTATCCTTAAGAAGATTTGCTTTCTCTGCAAGATTCCGCTGGTCACCAAAGGTGTCTTTGTTGAGCAGGCCTCTTTCAGCTTCGCTGGAGGATCCCGTGTTGGAAAATCCTTTGCTGGAGAATCCCGAGGTGGGCTCGTTAAGCTCCCCCAAGGGTGTACCTTTCTTTGTTTCGCCGATAAAAACGCCCTGATCCTCGTTCTGCTTCGCTTCATCCACAGACAGGGCGAACGCCGGCATGGAACAAATCGAAATCAGCAATGCCGCAATAAAACCTAAAATCTTCTTTTTCATCCTCTGATTCCTGAACTAAAAGTAGTAGCGACGCCAAAGCAAAAAAAAACAGCAATCCCCAATGGAGGTTACTGTTCAATAATTGGTGATCCCAAGGGGACTTGAACCCCTGTTACCGACGTGAAAGGCCGGTGTCCTAACCGCTAGACGATGGGACCTGAGAATAAGTGTCTGCTGAATTGTGAATGAAGAACGATTCTCAAAAACATTTATATCCCTCTCACACTTCACTTTTCACGCTTCACTCTTGTTTATCTTTAGATGGCTGGGGTGCAAGGATTCGAACCTTGGATGACGGAGTCAGAGTCCGTTGCCTTACCGCTTGGCGACACCCCAACATGAACGCCTTATATAGCAGATTCAGGTTGCGCCCGTCAACAATTTTCAGCATTTTTAAATTGGTCAGCAGAACAGCGCTATCTGGCTTTCCGGGCGCCAGCTTCAATGGCCTTGATGTTGGCTGGTATGAAGCGATGGTTCCTTTCCGGCAGTACTTCCTTGAGCCCGGCCTCAAGAGCGGAAAGGGATACGGCACCGGATTTTTCCACATAGGCGCCAAGTCCCACCATGTTCACCATTCTTGCATCGCCAAGTTCAATGGCAATGTCATTCATGGGAATTTCAATGATGTTGATATCGGAACGGTGAAAGTCTTCAGTGCTGACCAGGCTGGAATTGACGATGCAGACCCCGCCGGGTTTGACCTTGGCGCCATATTTATCCAGTGACGACTGGTTTAGAACGATCATAAAGGAAGGAGTACCTATGATAGGCGAGCCCACATCGCCGTCGGCGATGACAACGGTACACATGGCTGCACCACCACGCTTTTCTACACCATAGGAAGGGAAGAAAGAAACGTTCCTGCCTTCGATGATGGCAGCATAGGCAAGCAGATTGCCTGCTAGAAGGGCACCCTGTCCGCCAAATCCGGATATGAATACGTCCTGTCGCATGAAGATACTCCCTACAAGTTGGCGGTGTTCTTGTAAACACCCAGCTTGAAATATTCACTCATTTCAGTTCCGACCCGTTCATTGGCTGCAAGAGGATTCATCCCCCAATTGGTCGGGCAGGCGGAAAGAACCTCGACGAATGAGAAACCTTTTCCCTCCACCTGGTATTGGAAGGCCTTCTGTATCTGTTTTTTTGCATCCATCAGGTTCTTTGGGGAGTTAACCGCCACTCTGGCGGAAAAGGCGACCCCCTCCAATTGGGCCAGAAGTTCGGCCATTCTGATGGGGGCGCCATCCTTGGCCTTGTTTCTGCCATAGGGTGAAGTGGAGGTTTTCTGTCCTACAAGTGTCGTCGGAGCCATCTGTCCTCCGGTCATACCGTAGGTGGTATTGTTGACGAAAAAAACGGTGAGATCTTCACCGCGGTTGGCTGCGTGAATAATTTCTGCAGTGCCGATGGCTGCCAGGTCACCATCCCCCTGATAGGTAAAGACAAAGTTTTCCGGCTTGGCCCGCTTTACGCCTGTGGCAACGGCTGAAGCCCGGCCGTGGGGAGCTTCGACCACATCCACATCGAAATATCCGTAGAGAAAAACCGAGCAACCGAC
This region of Geotalea daltonii FRC-32 genomic DNA includes:
- a CDS encoding 2-oxoacid:acceptor oxidoreductase family protein; this translates as MRQDVFISGFGGQGALLAGNLLAYAAIIEGRNVSFFPSYGVEKRGGAAMCTVVIADGDVGSPIIGTPSFMIVLNQSSLDKYGAKVKPGGVCIVNSSLVSTEDFHRSDINIIEIPMNDIAIELGDARMVNMVGLGAYVEKSGAVSLSALEAGLKEVLPERNHRFIPANIKAIEAGARKAR
- a CDS encoding thiamine pyrophosphate-dependent enzyme; translation: MQQVFKRPASLKDVQTHFCSGCHHGTIHRLVAEAIDKFAVQDKTIGVASVGCSVFLYGYFDVDVVEAPHGRASAVATGVKRAKPENFVFTYQGDGDLAAIGTAEIIHAANRGEDLTVFFVNNTTYGMTGGQMAPTTLVGQKTSTSPYGRNKAKDGAPIRMAELLAQLEGVAFSARVAVNSPKNLMDAKKQIQKAFQYQVEGKGFSFVEVLSACPTNWGMNPLAANERVGTEMSEYFKLGVYKNTANL
- a CDS encoding SLBB domain-containing protein, with protein sequence MKKKILGFIAALLISICSMPAFALSVDEAKQNEDQGVFIGETKKGTPLGELNEPTSGFSSKGFSNTGSSSEAERGLLNKDTFGDQRNLAEKANLLKDKDKAKELAAKKPKVFLKVEPGDGLVRLNWDVKGLQAKPGDAPVKFTLFYGLEPGRYEKKIEIGSVREYTLRGLINNYIYYVKVQGTVQLRQESEEAEEKPAEQVVFSNEVKAIPLPVGEQGSQLEKSFAKKVSTFQDNLEADPFKRELKQFGYDFFENSLATLTMSDNLPVGGDYIIGPGDSLRIDLWGTLQGKYDVVVDRNGEITLPKIGTVKVWGIDYAQAKEVINKAVSRYFKGYELNVTLGKLRTIQVYVVGEVVSPGTYSVSSLATVINALSQAGGPSKNGSLRTVRLLRGGKLIQEVDLYDMLLGGDRSKDLRLENGDTLLVPVIGPVAAVAGEIKRPGIYELLGKTSLSQVLQFAGGITAAGDTARVQVERFEGNHARVVQDYEAKPGQQVLDLNSIHMHDQDMIKVFPVFKALRRVVTLKGNVVRPGEYQYREGMRITDLIPSFAAVLPDSYMESIEILRVVPPDFHKETSSINLRLALQGEEKENILLLEQDSIKVFPRSEMEEKPVVAINGQVLNPGTYDYYPRMTVRDLVTAAGSPKRNAHLENAELTRVRVEGGRAQVKRKIVNLKFALADDPEHNLVLEADDVLSVRSIPEWLDTDDRFVTLKGEFRFPGIYSIAKGEKLDSVIKRAGGFTDEAYLKGAKFTRKSVQESQQKRMEEVISRSEQDIVKKQGELASLAASKEELEATKASLEGLQKNLEQLKLKKAEGRVVVHLVALNELPQTPYNLEMSGGDVLEVPPVPSVVNVMGQVYNPTTFVHLPGNTVSAYLRQAGGPNHDAEEDDMYIIKADGSVDSRQQSRFGIRWNEDDKSWSFGSFMSKPMNPGDTLVVPQKLERTAWLRDIKDITTIISQIALTAGTVFIGLK